The DNA window acaaaaaaaaatgctaGGATGCAACTTCTTGAATTGAGAAAATCTTGACTTGTGCAGGTAATGTACTAGTAATAGTCGTGGCAGTAGTCAGTTCGGTGATCGTTGCGGTGGTTGGAGTAATTATAGGAGCTTATATCTGGAAACAAAGATACattcaaaagaaaagaagaggTGTTTAACGTAATAGCTTATCTCTATTTGTTCATGAGTACGTTAACAATTATTACTGATTCGAATGGTCGTTCTGGTTTCCAGGATCAAATGATGCAGAAAAGTTAGCAAAAACTCTTCAAGAAAAAAGCTTGAATTTCAAGTACTCTACATTGGAAAAAGCAACCGAATCTTTTAGTGACAATAATAAGTTAGGGCATGGAGGATTTGGAACGGTTTATAAAGTATTTCTCTTATCCGAAGACAATATAACCCCACCATTTTACATGGCAAGCTATTCTTAATAATTTTGTTATTGCAGGGAGTTCTACCTGATGGAAGAGAGATTGCTATCAAGAGGTTATATTTCAACAATAGACACAGAGCAGCAGATTTCTACAACGAAGTCAACATAATTAGCGGTGTCGAACACAAGAATCTAGTTAGACTATTAGGATGCAGTTGCTCAGGACCTGAAAGCCTGCTTGTTTATGAATATATGCACAACAGAAGTCTCGATCGCTTCATTTTTGGTATTTTTCTGAACCCGTGTAGTAATTTAGACACTTAATTCATGTTTGTTTAAGCTATTACATATAACACTTCACGCCTCGCCTTGACCATCAAGTGATTATCAATTTATCATGATCTGAACTAAATATAATGTTTCTTATGCATGACAGATAAAAACAAGGGAAGAGAACTAAAATGGGAAAAGAGATATGAAATAATTGTCGGGACAGCTGAAGGATTAGTTTACCTGCATGAGAACTCCAAAATCAGGATAATTCATAGAGATATAAAAGCCAGCAACATCCTATTGGATTCAAAGCTTCGAGCTAAAATTGCAGATTTTGGTTTGGCCAGGTCCTTTCAAGAAGACAAAAGCCACATAAGTACAGCTATTGCAGGAACTTTGTAAGTATTGTGTTTTTCGGTAAATACTAaaagttttgaagaaaaaaatcaaaataagacTCAAAAAGAAAACTACTGTTGCAAAAAAAGAACAATGTATTATATATGAAAAAGTCATGTACTAGTTTAGTTTATTCCTGGACCTGCAGGGGGTATATGGCTCCAGAGTATCTAGCTCACGGTCAATTAACAGAAAAAGCGGACGTATATAGTTTCGGAGTGTTGCTGCTAGAGATAGTTACTGGAAGACAGAACAACAGGAGCAAAGCATCAGAATATTCAGACAGCTTAGTTATAGTGGTCAGTTGCAGATTCCTTTGCTGTTTTTGTTCTGATTGTTGTTCAACTACAGAACTCTTTCTCTATCTTTTGTCTGACATTCATTCTTGCAACATCAGGCATGGAAGCATTTTCAGTCTGGGGCTTCCGAACAACTATTTGATCCAAATATAGAGTTGCGCGATGATCACAATAGTGATGTTAAGAATGAGCTTTTAAGAGTGGTTCACATAGGACTTCTATGCACTCAAGAAGTCCCTTCATTACGACCAACTATGTCAAAGGCATTACAGATGCTAACCAAGAGTGAAGAGCCTCTTGTAGCTCCCTCGAATCCGCCCTTCCTAGATGAGAGTACTATGGAACTCCATGACACAAGTGGTGACCCGTTTTACCTCCCCAATGCAACTGATTCAATTGCTACTATGTCTCATAGCTCTTTCTATCCTAGATGACCGTGAAAATGCAGATAAAACCACTGCACACAGCAAGTCTATGACGCCGCAAGTAAATTGGCTTTAGCTAGGAACTACAACACTGATGGTTGCTAAAAATGCATCGGATCAGTTACTTTTTCAAATGTATACTTCAGGCAAAAGGAGATGTTAGTTGTTAAAGCAAACTTTCTAATACAATTATGGAAAGAAAATAATGTAAACTGTATAGTTCCATGATACACATTTACTACATAATTTAGTTACTAGTTCGGAATTTTGAACATTCATGACAGCACCGTTATTTAAGAAAGAAACTTAGTAATATGAAAACATGATTGGAGAGCATTTCCTTCAAACTTtgcaaatataattaattaacagTAGAATGTTTGGCACTAAAAGAACTGTGATTTGTTAGTTAATAATGCATTTGAATTAACTGCAgagtttataaattatatttatacaGCCCGAACACAGTCCACACCAGAAAAAAGATGGGACGTGGGAATCTATTGATACACAAAGATGACCCCTAAATCTCATCTAATGTTTAGCTACCAAGCACCCCATGAGTCCTCCACCGATCTCATAATGTCGGGCAGTCGAAAATCCTACTTCTAAAGCAAGTTTCTCCAATTCCTTCCCTGCATCAGAGGAGGATTAGTAAATTATGTAATAAACATGATAGCTTATTTTTCCCTCGTCTTTGCCAATCATTATCCTCTTACTAAACACGAGTGTGAACCGTGCAAATTTCACTTGCTCATCCTTCAATACAGGAATAAAACAAATTGAAATAGAGGCATATCACATTGGCAAAGACCCAAGTAGTTTTAGCAAAGTTTGTAGTAAAACTCCTTTCACTCTTATAAGTAATAACAGTGAAATTAAAGTATTAACAAAGTTTTGGTTTTTGTTTGGTGAGTGCATGTACATTTGCGCAGGAATATGCCATATACCATAAGAGTACCGATAGCTCAGAAGAACTTTTGGGTACTCAATATTTCTAGCTAAGTAGCTATAGCCTATAGCGCCATTTACAAAGTATGTTTCTTCTTATCTCACAAGTGCAGAGAAAACAGGAGATAAGATAACACAATATAATAACCCTATTAAAAActtgttaaaaatataataaagcatGATCAATTAAAAGCTTGATCGGATAAATTCAATTGAAAACAAACCTGTTAAAAATTCTCTTATGGAACTCTTGAGATATTTGTAGTCTTCCGAAAGGCCATAAACAGAGGCTACAGGAACAAcaacattgtcaatcatccattCCTAGCAGAAGAAAAAATTCAAGGTTAGACCCTTCCGATCACACCAGcggaaaaaaaagacaaaagtaGGTTAATCAAAATTGTTTTTGTATTATTTAAGATTCATTTACACATGTGGAGAGTAAGAGTAAAATTTCCTCTAAACTTAAGCAGTATGAAATATTAATATTGCAAGGGTATACCGTAATTGAAGAAGTTAGCAGCTCATTGCTTTTATTGAAGTCAAGGATAGACACTGTAGAACCTGGAAGTGAAAAGAAAGTATTCCATGTGTAAAATTTGATATTCTATAAACACCAATAAGTATATttttaagttaaatataacaaCTACCGGGCTTTAGTACACGTAAAATTTCCTGCATGGCTTTACGCTTATCAACAACATTTCGAAGACCATATCCCATAGTGATTGCATCAAACCAACCATCATCAAATGGCAAGTCAAGAGCATCCCCTTGAACCCACCTAGGTTGCAACAAATGATTAAGATCTCCGTACTATATTATCACCAATGATACTAAGATATAACTTGATCATACAATTTCGCTTCACTATTTTAGCTTTATATCAGTGAACATGGAagggaaaaaaaaaactaaatgtgGATAtagcatttttctttttaaataaatactGAGACTGTTGTTTAATCTAATGTCAGCATACTGCAAAAGTTACCCATGCTCACTCGATATTCTTGAAGCAGCTCTTTGAAGACGACCGTGATTCGGCAACCATTAGCTGTTCCTTTGAGAAATCAAGACCAATCACCTGCGGCCCAAAAGATTCGGAAAACCATAATTTCACCACAAAAACTAGAGTAATTCTTATGTAAGCACAACGCTCATAATCATAATAGGTAACCAATTGAAAACACAAGCTAATGTTAAATTAAGTCCAAAAAGGGGTTGTTTTTTTTATATCATGTTAATGTATCTTGAACATTTGATTTGTCGTAAATTGCTTCAATGCTGAATAATAAAAATGATCAAGAATAAAATGCATTGGCAAATTCAAGTGTCTTGCAATCCATTTTGTAGAGTAGCCCCAATATTATTTTCCCTAATAATTTTGTAACAGGTCTATTTTGAAAAACAAGTGGGATGTTGCCGGTTGAAACCCACACCCCTCTGCTTCGGTTCGAATGACCCTTCACAACTACCAACTGAGCTGAATTAACGGGACATcttatctttttaggcatattattctCTAACAAGAGCAGAATACTTAAAAACCCCAATATATGAATTCACTAGAGAGAAGACCTTGCCATGGGAGGAAACATTGTTGGACAAGAGAAATGCTAAATCGCCACTTCCACAGCATACATCCAACACACGATCACCCATTTTTGCTCTGTTCCCAAATTCAcacaaaaaacaataaaactaataatagaaAATAGTAATGTTTTGAAGGAAATGAAGTGAATACGTACGTACCCAGTCCAGGAAACTGCCATTCGCTTCCAAATCCGGTGCTGGCCCAAGCTCAGCAAATCATTCAGCTGcacaaaagataggaagaaaggtgaggaagagaagagaagagagagagagggaaagGAGAAGAGCAGCGTACATTATCATAGACAGGAGCGATGCGGTTAAAGAGCGCCTGGCGGTCGTTGGCGCAGCGAATGGATGTTGGTCGGAATGTGGAAGAAGGATAAGGGGCAAGCGCCGTCAGCATCTCTGTAGCAACACAACACAAGAGTGACAACTCTGTGACTTGTCAAGTATTTTTGATAGGAAGTGATAAAATTCAAGCACGAATGTGCAGTTAAGAATATACTCCGTAGTTGAGATACTAATTTGATTGTAAATCTATGTACATTACGAGTCCTCTCACCTTATATTGTAATGAAATTTTGGAAACTAATGAATGAATATCTAAACTTTGGGCTAGAGTATAAATAGGTGTTTTGTTAGGTTGGGTGTTGGGGAGAAACAAGGATTTTCTTCTACTTTCTCCACAAATTTATGGGGGTAGGAGAGTCTGGTTCTTCTTCTACCACTATAGAGGACGGGTTTCTCTAATCATGCTACAATTCAATTGAGTTCTTTAAACGTAACAGACAAAATGCTTAAAAAGAATTTCTTTTTAAGTATTTTGTCTGCTACGTGTTGGTGAAGTGGATCGGGTGGCAAACACGAGTTTGGGTCGGGCGACCCAGGTTATAGTTGGGTGAGTCGGGGTGATATCCACCCAATTCTTTCAAGGCCCTTTGGGCTTCTTTATAGGTTCAATAAAGTTATCTCAGTCCacaatcactcaagtatcaagtttGAGAAGGGTGAAGTGATTATTTTAGATGCGCAATGTTTTTTGTGAAGCCTATGATAATGAGTCTTTCTAGCAGCATTACTTCAGACGAGTCCCTCAAGAGTTACTTGCGTGCGAGTCCCTTAAGTGTGATTTACAAGTCCCTGAAGGGTTACTTGGGGAGAGTCCCTCAAGCGTTGCTTAGGGCGAGTCATGCAGGTGTTGTATGTGGGTGGTCCCACATGCAGTGCTTCAGGGAGAGTCTCTCAAGCGTTGCCTGTGGGTGAGTCCCTCAAACGTTGCGTGCGGAGAGTCCCTCAAGCGTTGCCCGAAAAGGAATAGGGATGGCAATGGATAATGTACTATAGTACATGTTCACGTACTCGCAGTTTGAAAAAAATTTCGTACCCGAGCTCATACCTGCATGGGCATCAACCTTTATACTCGTACTCATACCCTGTATGTACCTAAGTACCCTTATATGCACCATTTATCCACaattctaataaaaataaatctatcaattaaaaaatatcatatcattttaatttttttaaaaccaaattaacaaaaaaaattcaaagattaatttgttaatttaattgtgatgtatttttttt is part of the Vicia villosa cultivar HV-30 ecotype Madison, WI linkage group LG2, Vvil1.0, whole genome shotgun sequence genome and encodes:
- the LOC131650705 gene encoding cysteine-rich receptor-like protein kinase 2, translated to MKKAIPLIFSRCLITFALLSETVMAESRAKTVLITCGNQLEHNTTIFVPNFVATMEKISEQMRSTGFGTAVTGTGPDSNYGLAQCYGDLSLLDCVLCYAEARTVLPQCFPYNSGRIYLDGCFMRSENYSFFNEYQGQGDRAVCGNTTKKNSDFRAAAKQAVLRAVQDAVKNKGYARGKVVVSEAANESAYVLADCWRNLNSRSCKACLEHASSSILRCLPSSEGRALNTGCFMRYSDTDFLNKEVENRSSGGNVLVIVVAVVSSVIVAVVGVIIGAYIWKQRYIQKKRRGSNDAEKLAKTLQEKSLNFKYSTLEKATESFSDNNKLGHGGFGTVYKGVLPDGREIAIKRLYFNNRHRAADFYNEVNIISGVEHKNLVRLLGCSCSGPESLLVYEYMHNRSLDRFIFDKNKGRELKWEKRYEIIVGTAEGLVYLHENSKIRIIHRDIKASNILLDSKLRAKIADFGLARSFQEDKSHISTAIAGTLGYMAPEYLAHGQLTEKADVYSFGVLLLEIVTGRQNNRSKASEYSDSLVIVAWKHFQSGASEQLFDPNIELRDDHNSDVKNELLRVVHIGLLCTQEVPSLRPTMSKALQMLTKSEEPLVAPSNPPFLDESTMELHDTSGDPFYLPNATDSIATMSHSSFYPR
- the LOC131650706 gene encoding 2-phytyl-1,4-beta-naphthoquinone methyltransferase, chloroplastic isoform X2, which translates into the protein MLTALAPYPSSTFRPTSIRCANDRQALFNRIAPVYDNLNDLLSLGQHRIWKRMAVSWTGAKMGDRVLDVCCGSGDLAFLLSNNVSSHGKVIGLDFSKEQLMVAESRSSSKSCFKNIEWVQGDALDLPFDDGWFDAITMGYGLRNVVDKRKAMQEILRVLKPGSTVSILDFNKSNELLTSSITEWMIDNVVVPVASVYGLSEDYKYLKSSIREFLTGPGQTKICNFSSKL
- the LOC131650706 gene encoding 2-phytyl-1,4-beta-naphthoquinone methyltransferase, chloroplastic isoform X1 — its product is MLTALAPYPSSTFRPTSIRCANDRQALFNRIAPVYDNLNDLLSLGQHRIWKRMAVSWTGAKMGDRVLDVCCGSGDLAFLLSNNVSSHGKVIGLDFSKEQLMVAESRSSSKSCFKNIEWVQGDALDLPFDDGWFDAITMGYGLRNVVDKRKAMQEILRVLKPGSTVSILDFNKSNELLTSSITEWMIDNVVVPVASVYGLSEDYKYLKSSIREFLTGKELEKLALEVGFSTARHYEIGGGLMGCLVAKH